The DNA region CCGGTCTCGAAAGACGAACTCCTCGAGATGGTCCAGGAGGTATCGACCCGATCCGAGTACAAGACCGACATCCAGGAGTACTACGCCCTGGTCTCGAAGAAAGCGCTCCTCGAGTCCGAGAAGGCGGATCGCGAACTCGCAGATCACGAAGAGTACCAGGAACTCAGTAGTCGTGTCGATACGCTCCGAGAGCAGGTCGACGAGACGATTTCCGGAATGTCTACCCACGACGACTTCGTTGGCGCGTTCCAGGACCTCCAGACCGAAAACTGAAGGCGTCGCTTACGCTTTCTAAGCGAAACCTTGGCGTACCTCTGTTACGCCTCGACCCCACACTCGAACTCGAACCTCGCTCCACCCTCCTCGCTCTCGACCGCGTTGACCGACCGGCCGTGGGCGACCTCTCTGACGACCCAGAGGCCGAGGCCGATCCCCTCCGAACCGGTCGACACGGACGAATCGAAGACCTCGCTGCGGAGCGATTCGGGTATCCCGTGGCCGTCGTCGGCGACGTAAAATCCGTCAGACGAGTCGCCCCACTCGAGTCGCCCCACGCGGATCGTGAGCGGGCTCGAGTCGTCGGCCGAACCGTGTTCGATCGCATTGCGAAACAGGTTCTCGAGCAACCGGAGCATCGGCGACCGATCTGCCTCGAGCGTCACCGACGATTCGACGGTCAGAGTCGCGTTCTCGGCAGTGACGTTCTCCCAGGCCTCCCTGGTGACGGTCTCGAGGTCGATCGATTCGAGATCACTCGCCCACTCGCCTTCGCGCGCGACGGTGAGCACGTCGGCGATGATCGCCTCCATGCGCTCGAGTCCGTCGCGGACCTGTGTGAAATCTTCCGGGGCGCCCGTCTCCTCGGCGAGGGAGAGATACCCCTGGGCGACGCCGAGCGGGTTTCGAAGGTCGTGACTGACGATCTGGGCGAACGCGTCGAGGCGCTCGTATTGCTCGCGGAGTTTACGTTCGCGTCGCTTTCGGTCGGTGATGTCGCGAACTACTCCGACTGTGCCACGAAAGGTGTCGTCGTCGACGACGACCGCCGCCTGCGTCTCGCAGGGAATCTGCTCGCCGGCCCTCGTCTCGAGGACCGTCTCGAACGTCGTCGCCGTCTCGCCCGAGTCGGGTAATCGCTCGAGCGGGTGGGGGGACGACCCGTCCTGGCCCTGGTGTTCGTCGTCTGGCTCCTCGAACAGGAACGAGTGGTGCTCTCCGAGGACCCCCTCCCTGGTGTGGCCGGTCATCTCGACGAGCGCGTCGTTGACCGTCGTGAAGTGGCCGTCGGCGTCGACGACGTACATCCCGTCGCCGGCCGTCTCGACCAGCCGTTCGTACCGGCGAAGCGACTGGGTCTGCTGGGAGAGCTGGCCCCGGATCGCGATCGACTCGAGGGCGTAGGACGCGGTTTCGGCCACCGAATCGATCGCCTCGCGTTCGCGTTCGTGTTCGCTCAGCGGACCCTCGGCGTACACGACGAGGACGCCGTACCGATCGTCTGCGGTCGCCAGCGGGGCGACCGCAACGGAGGATGCCCCGCGTTCGACGGCCACCTCTCCGAACGGAATGGCCGACACCGTCGACGGCTCGTCGAGTCCGTGGCGGACGGCGGACGTTCGCGATCGGAGCGCGTACTCGAGCAGCGGGTGCGTGCCGTCCCCGATCGAAAACGTTCGCTGGAGCGGCCAGTCGACGGGTGTCTCGGTGGGTATCCAGGGGAGAATCGCCCGCTCGCCGGAGTCGTACTCGCCGACC from Natronosalvus rutilus includes:
- a CDS encoding PAS domain S-box protein, producing MTADDRSPRGRPRVLCVSEALETRATLTRALADAAVNVVLARTADAAIEQLEHERVGVVVLDVETISRVSSLLETVETRWPGTPAFGYCGGIDASGVNDHDDGSLEGVDDTTNLPTFEEPRALTSAVAAHLEDGAAQVALVTNRVKRRLADARTASEIERAIREPFTTRDRYLFAWVGEYDSGERAILPWIPTETPVDWPLQRTFSIGDGTHPLLEYALRSRTSAVRHGLDEPSTVSAIPFGEVAVERGASSVAVAPLATADDRYGVLVVYAEGPLSEHEREREAIDSVAETASYALESIAIRGQLSQQTQSLRRYERLVETAGDGMYVVDADGHFTTVNDALVEMTGHTREGVLGEHHSFLFEEPDDEHQGQDGSSPHPLERLPDSGETATTFETVLETRAGEQIPCETQAAVVVDDDTFRGTVGVVRDITDRKRRERKLREQYERLDAFAQIVSHDLRNPLGVAQGYLSLAEETGAPEDFTQVRDGLERMEAIIADVLTVAREGEWASDLESIDLETVTREAWENVTAENATLTVESSVTLEADRSPMLRLLENLFRNAIEHGSADDSSPLTIRVGRLEWGDSSDGFYVADDGHGIPESLRSEVFDSSVSTGSEGIGLGLWVVREVAHGRSVNAVESEEGGARFEFECGVEA